A section of the Eublepharis macularius isolate TG4126 chromosome 1, MPM_Emac_v1.0, whole genome shotgun sequence genome encodes:
- the ESD gene encoding S-formylglutathione hydrolase, with amino-acid sequence MALKEVSSNKCFEGFQKVFEHDSVELKCKMKFGVYLPPKAETEKCPVLYWLSGLTCTEQNFVTKAAFHQAAAEHGLIVVAPDTSPRGCNIKGEDESWDFGTGAGFYVDATEEPWKTNYRMYSYIKNELPNLINANFPVDSGRMSISGHSMGGHGALILALKNPGKYKSVSAFAPICNPIQCPWGKKAFGGYLGSDVTAWEAYDATHIVKSYQGPPLDILIDQGKDDQFLSAGQLLPDNFLAACTECKIPVVFRMQQGYDHSYYFVTTFINDHIRHHAKYLNA; translated from the exons ATGGCCTTGAAGGAAGTTTCTAGCAATAAATGTTTTGAGGGTTTTCAGAAGGTGTTTGAACATGACAG CGTTGAGCTGAAATGTAAAATGAAGTTTGGAGTTTATCTGCCTCCAAAGGCAGAAACAGAGAAATGCCCTGTGCTGTACTGGCTCTCAG GCTTAACATGCACTGAACAAAATTTCGTAACAAAAGCTGCTTTCCATCAAGCTGCAGCCGAACATGGCCTCATCGTAGTTGCTCCAGATACCAGCCCAC gTGGATGCAATATTAAAGGCGAAGACGAGAGCTGGGATTTTGGCACTGGCGCTGGCTTTTATGTGGATGCCACTGAAGAGCCATGGAAAACTAATTATCGGATGTATTCTTACATAAAGAATGAG TTGCCTAATCTCATAAATGCCAATTTTCCGGTTGACTCTGGGAGGATGTCTATTTCAGGACATTCAATGGGAGGCCACGGAGCTCTGATCCTTGCTTTGAAGAATCCAGGGAAATACAAA TCTGTTTCAGCATTTGCTCCAATCTGCAACCCTATTCAATGCCCGTGGGGGAAAAAAGCTTTCGGTGGATATCTAGGATCAGATGTTACTGCATGGGAG GCATATGATGCCACGCATATTGTGAAGTCCTACCAAGGTCCGCCTCTGGATATTCTAATTGATCAAGGCAAAGATGACCAGTTCCTTTCAGCCGGGCAGTTGCTGCCTGATAATTTCCTTGCTGCCTGCACAGAGTGTAAAATCCCTGTGGTTTTCAGAATGCAGCAG GGCTACGACCACAGTTACTACTTCGTTACAACATTCATTAACGACCATATCAGGCACCATGCAAAATACCTCAACGCCTAA